One region of Candidatus Rokuibacteriota bacterium genomic DNA includes:
- a CDS encoding molybdopterin-dependent oxidoreductase: MPEARGGGPVSFDIIGKATPKRDGLDKVTGRTQYLHDLALPRLAHGAILRTAFPHARIVRIDTAAAERLPGVIGVITADGVEQRPFGYAKDHLALKGGPGNRKVRCIRDEIAAVAAQTAEIAQEALGLIEVEYEELPAVFDLDSALRPGAPLVHEELGTNLVTLRYQFSHGDVEAGFARAAAVAEGTYRLTYVTTACLGTMVSIASWGADGSLTMWTTTQVPFLYQRDLGEALGIGGHRVRVIQPPVGGNFGRGLDLYPIDIIAALLARHVRRPVKIAFERLEEFIASPTREPCVIHLRTAADAAGRLLAREARVVIDNGAYVSWGSTTPYVMLSTTAGLYRCPAVRFDTTIVYTNNPYSGSMRGYGNLEATFAIEAQMDDLAERLGMDRMEIRRRNATKTGDVNPQGNVITSCAMTECLDTVERAISLAAPGATRPGWKRGVGYAAMFHVAGGARVYRSDGCGAILRLDDFGKVLLLTGASEIGQGSETVLAMIVAEELGIPLERVEVINSDTSVKPWDVGVHASRTTFIAGNAALQAARSLKRRLLALAAEVMDEKAEELELVGGQVRVRGRPERSVPYERVVRAGHFRPGGQALVAEAFYDPPNEMLSKDLRGNVSAAYGFAAQAALVEVSEETGEVRVLRIVSAHDVGRALNPMAAEGQIHGGIHMGLGYALSEALLIQEGRVLNPQFMEYALFQATDMPEIDVRLIETVDQSGPFGAKGLGESGVIPVSAAIANAVKDAIGVRFTELPITPQRVHAALVAARSTGRAPR; this comes from the coding sequence GTGCCTGAGGCGCGAGGGGGTGGCCCCGTGAGCTTCGACATCATCGGCAAGGCGACGCCCAAGCGGGATGGCCTCGACAAGGTGACGGGCCGGACGCAGTATCTCCACGACCTCGCGCTGCCGCGCCTGGCCCACGGGGCCATCCTGAGGACCGCGTTCCCGCACGCGCGGATTGTGCGCATCGACACCGCTGCCGCCGAGCGCCTGCCCGGCGTCATCGGCGTGATCACGGCCGACGGGGTGGAGCAGCGCCCCTTCGGCTACGCGAAGGACCACCTGGCGCTCAAGGGCGGGCCGGGCAACCGGAAGGTCCGCTGCATCAGGGACGAGATCGCCGCCGTGGCGGCCCAGACGGCGGAGATCGCCCAGGAGGCCCTCGGGCTCATCGAGGTCGAGTACGAGGAGCTACCGGCGGTGTTCGATCTTGACTCCGCCCTCCGCCCGGGCGCGCCGCTCGTGCACGAGGAACTCGGCACGAACCTGGTGACCCTCCGCTACCAGTTCTCCCACGGCGACGTCGAGGCCGGCTTCGCGCGCGCCGCGGCCGTCGCCGAGGGGACGTATCGGCTCACCTACGTGACCACGGCGTGTCTCGGGACCATGGTGTCGATCGCCTCCTGGGGAGCAGATGGCTCGCTCACCATGTGGACGACCACGCAGGTGCCCTTCCTCTACCAGCGCGATCTCGGAGAGGCGCTCGGGATCGGCGGGCACCGGGTGAGGGTGATCCAGCCGCCGGTCGGAGGCAACTTCGGGCGCGGCCTCGACCTCTACCCCATCGACATCATCGCCGCCCTCCTGGCCCGCCATGTCCGGCGGCCCGTCAAGATCGCCTTCGAACGCCTGGAGGAGTTCATCGCGAGCCCGACCCGCGAGCCCTGCGTCATCCACCTCCGGACGGCCGCGGACGCCGCCGGCCGGCTGCTGGCGCGCGAGGCCCGCGTCGTCATCGACAACGGCGCGTACGTCTCCTGGGGCTCGACGACGCCGTACGTCATGCTCTCCACGACGGCAGGACTCTACCGCTGCCCGGCCGTGCGCTTCGACACGACCATCGTCTACACCAACAACCCCTACTCGGGGTCGATGCGAGGCTACGGCAACCTCGAGGCAACCTTCGCCATCGAGGCGCAGATGGACGACCTCGCCGAGCGGCTCGGGATGGACCGGATGGAGATCCGGCGCCGCAACGCGACGAAGACGGGGGACGTGAACCCGCAGGGCAACGTGATCACCTCCTGCGCCATGACCGAGTGCCTGGACACGGTGGAGCGGGCGATCTCGCTGGCGGCACCCGGGGCGACGCGACCCGGCTGGAAGCGCGGTGTCGGGTATGCGGCCATGTTCCACGTGGCCGGCGGCGCGCGCGTGTACCGCTCGGACGGCTGCGGGGCCATCCTCAGACTCGACGACTTCGGCAAGGTGTTGCTGCTCACGGGCGCCAGCGAGATCGGCCAGGGGTCCGAGACCGTGCTCGCCATGATCGTGGCCGAAGAGCTGGGTATCCCGCTGGAGCGCGTGGAGGTGATCAACAGCGACACCTCCGTCAAGCCGTGGGACGTGGGCGTGCACGCCAGCCGGACGACCTTCATCGCGGGCAATGCAGCGCTCCAGGCCGCGCGCTCGCTGAAGCGCAGGCTCCTGGCGCTGGCGGCGGAGGTGATGGACGAGAAGGCCGAGGAGCTCGAGCTCGTCGGGGGACAGGTGCGCGTCCGGGGCCGGCCGGAGCGGAGCGTCCCGTACGAGCGCGTGGTGCGCGCCGGCCACTTCCGTCCCGGCGGCCAGGCGCTCGTCGCCGAGGCGTTCTACGATCCGCCGAACGAGATGCTGTCGAAGGATCTCCGGGGCAATGTCTCGGCGGCCTACGGGTTCGCCGCCCAGGCGGCGCTGGTGGAGGTGAGCGAGGAGACCGGGGAGGTGCGCGTCCTCCGGATCGTCTCCGCTCACGACGTGGGCCGGGCGCTGAACCCCATGGCCGCTGAGGGGCAGATTCACGGCGGGATCCACATGGGGCTGGGCTATGCGCTCAGCGAAGCGCTGCTGATCCAGGAGGGACGGGTACTCAACCCGCAGTTCATGGAGTATGCGCTCTTCCAGGCGACCGACATGCCGGAGATCGACGTGCGCCTGATCGAGACAGTGGACCAGAGCGGCCCCTTCGGCGCCAAGGGCCTGGGTGAGTCCGGGGTGATCCCGGTGTCGGCAGCCATCGCCAACGCGGTCAAGGACGCCATCGGCGTGCGCTTCACCGAGCTTCCCATCACCCCCCAGCGCGTTCACGCCGCCCTGGTCGCGGCGCGTAGCACAGGACGGGCGCCCCGATGA
- a CDS encoding LLM class flavin-dependent oxidoreductase — protein sequence MTRGSLRVGITTMATEPPDRFRALVQFTEESGFDELWVCDSSLHARDVYASLALVATGSRRLRFGPNCTVAGPAGLWIERLTDVVARGIRHLNILLLSADKLSMVKDLGEKVLPDLRAL from the coding sequence GTGACACGGGGGTCGCTCCGCGTCGGCATCACCACCATGGCGACGGAGCCGCCCGACCGCTTCCGCGCGCTGGTCCAGTTCACCGAGGAGAGCGGGTTCGACGAGCTGTGGGTCTGCGACTCGTCGCTGCACGCCCGCGACGTGTATGCTTCTCTCGCGCTCGTGGCGACGGGCTCACGACGTCTTCGCTTCGGTCCCAACTGCACGGTGGCCGGCCCCGCAGGGCTCTGGATCGAGCGTCTCACCGACGTGGTCGCCCGCGGCATCCGCCACCTGAACATCCTCCTCCTGAGTGCCGACAAGCTCTCCATGGTGAAAGACCTCGGAGAGAAGGTCCTGCCAGACCTCCGGGCCCTCTGA
- a CDS encoding hydantoinase/oxoprolinase family protein: protein MAYRIGVDVGGTFTDFLLHHHGEVPVVAKTPSTPEDLSEGFLVGLGELAAAKGMGLREFLGRVDVIVHGTTVTTNAVLTGSVARVGLLTTRGFRDALAMRRGIREAQYDNRCAPPTPLVPRWLRLPVTERVEVSGEVTTPLEPESLEAALAGLREAGIEAVAICFLHAWANPAHEILAETRALAALPGAYVSRSSALVPQIRFTERVSTTVLNAAVGPVLCRYLDRLGARLGEVGFRGVLLIMQSNGGVAEPAAVRAAAASTLFSGPAAAPTAALAYATPHGVRDFLTVDMGGTSFDVCLVRDGAAAMTTEGRIARYPFGLAALAIHTIGAGGGSIGWLDDGGLLRMGPRSAGAVPGPACYGRGGIPPTCTDADLLLGSLRAERFLGGRLRLDAAAAWRAVETLAGPLRLSVEETAAGMVQVIDANMAAGIRHVTVERGHDPREFLLVVGGGAGPVHAAGIAAELGLTRILVPRGSPIFCAGGLLLSDLRHDLVQTYVTPFERAEGNRLRAIVASLGRQGRDAAGAERIGEGQVTLSFACDVRYLGQYHELAVPWLPDEAQEGDLGGVAKRFHETHDRLYGYALPDTPLELVNVRGVALGVTEKPALPEVPPGTGDGARRGRRPVWMGEARAFAETVVYEGEALGAGARLSGPAVVELDTTTVVVPPAWRLETDRHGSFLLDRLA, encoded by the coding sequence ATGGCCTACCGGATCGGAGTGGATGTGGGGGGGACCTTCACTGACTTCCTCCTGCACCATCACGGAGAGGTCCCGGTGGTCGCCAAGACGCCGAGCACGCCCGAGGATCTATCGGAGGGCTTCCTCGTGGGTCTCGGCGAGCTCGCCGCGGCCAAGGGCATGGGGCTGAGGGAGTTCCTCGGCCGCGTGGACGTGATCGTCCACGGAACCACGGTGACGACGAACGCGGTGCTCACGGGCTCCGTCGCACGGGTAGGGCTGCTCACGACGCGAGGCTTCCGCGACGCCCTGGCCATGCGCCGGGGCATCCGCGAGGCCCAGTACGACAACCGGTGCGCCCCCCCCACGCCGCTGGTGCCGCGCTGGCTCCGCCTGCCCGTGACGGAGCGGGTGGAGGTGTCGGGCGAGGTCACGACGCCCCTCGAGCCGGAGAGTCTCGAGGCGGCGCTCGCGGGGCTCCGCGAGGCCGGCATCGAGGCGGTGGCAATCTGCTTCCTGCACGCCTGGGCCAACCCCGCCCACGAGATCCTCGCCGAGACGCGGGCGCTGGCGGCGCTGCCGGGCGCCTACGTGTCCCGCTCCTCGGCCCTCGTGCCCCAGATCCGCTTCACCGAACGCGTGAGCACCACGGTGCTCAACGCCGCCGTGGGCCCGGTGCTGTGCCGCTACCTCGACCGGCTCGGCGCGCGGCTGGGCGAGGTGGGGTTCCGCGGTGTGCTCCTGATCATGCAATCCAACGGGGGCGTGGCGGAGCCGGCGGCGGTACGGGCGGCGGCGGCCAGCACGCTCTTCTCCGGGCCCGCGGCGGCACCCACGGCCGCCCTCGCGTACGCGACGCCCCACGGCGTTCGCGACTTCCTCACCGTGGACATGGGGGGTACGTCCTTCGACGTGTGCCTGGTTCGGGACGGCGCGGCAGCCATGACCACCGAGGGGCGCATCGCGCGCTATCCCTTCGGCCTCGCCGCGCTGGCCATCCACACCATCGGCGCCGGGGGGGGCTCCATCGGCTGGCTGGACGACGGAGGGCTCCTGCGCATGGGGCCCCGGAGCGCCGGAGCCGTCCCGGGACCCGCCTGCTACGGCCGCGGGGGAATCCCGCCGACGTGCACCGACGCCGACCTGCTGCTCGGCAGCCTCCGCGCGGAGCGCTTCCTGGGCGGCCGGCTGCGCCTGGACGCGGCGGCGGCGTGGCGCGCGGTGGAGACACTGGCGGGCCCGCTCCGGCTGTCCGTGGAGGAGACGGCCGCAGGCATGGTGCAGGTGATCGACGCCAACATGGCTGCCGGGATCCGCCACGTGACAGTGGAGCGGGGACACGACCCGCGGGAATTCCTCCTGGTGGTCGGCGGCGGCGCGGGCCCGGTCCACGCCGCGGGGATCGCCGCCGAGCTGGGGCTCACGCGCATCCTGGTGCCGCGCGGCTCGCCCATCTTCTGTGCTGGGGGGCTCCTGCTCTCCGACCTCCGCCACGATCTCGTCCAGACCTACGTGACGCCCTTCGAGCGAGCCGAAGGTAACAGGCTGCGCGCCATCGTGGCTTCCCTCGGACGCCAAGGGCGCGACGCGGCCGGCGCCGAGCGGATCGGCGAGGGGCAGGTGACGCTCTCCTTCGCCTGCGACGTCCGGTATCTCGGCCAGTACCACGAGCTGGCGGTGCCCTGGCTCCCGGACGAGGCGCAGGAGGGTGACCTCGGCGGAGTCGCGAAGCGCTTCCACGAGACGCATGACCGGCTCTATGGCTACGCGCTCCCGGATACGCCGCTCGAGCTGGTGAATGTCCGCGGGGTGGCCCTCGGGGTCACGGAGAAGCCCGCGCTGCCCGAGGTCCCGCCAGGGACGGGGGACGGGGCGCGGCGCGGCCGCCGTCCTGTGTGGATGGGCGAGGCCCGAGCCTTTGCGGAGACGGTTGTCTACGAGGGCGAGGCCCTCGGGGCGGGCGCGCGTCTGTCGGGACCCGCGGTGGTGGAGCTCGACACCACCACGGTGGTCGTCCCTCCCGCATGGCGCCTCGAAACCGACCGCCACGGTTCCTTCCTCCTGGACCGGCTCGCGTGA
- a CDS encoding hydantoinase B/oxoprolinase family protein encodes MAPRNRPPRFLPPGPARVSADPVFASVLERRLKAITEEMGLTLLRTTRSPILSEARDFVTGLYGPRGEILAQSEYIPILAFALQPACRAVIAAFRDDVHPGDVFLHNDVFSGGNQNNDVAVFRPVFVDGRVAAWAATTGHQADIGGAQAGGYNPRATEVWQEALRIPPLRIVERGAVRDDVWRLVFSNVRLPIVEQDIRAQMGGTVVGERGLMELYRRHGAARVEEHIRYLFDAAERRMRTELSHIPDGTWVGESTVFYDGHHDGSRHPIRVTIQTRGGEISLDYAGTAPQTPGFVNAPYASSFSAILLTLLMLVDPDIPHNEGILRPIRVHIPAGCILNADFPAATTFGNTLAGPHSDAIFRALAPAMPERVSAGWNRMLGMTVAGMDPRAGRRYVDILFLALKGGSGAVAGCDGYDHIGLINTAGGLLAQDYEMLEVQTPHRLLRHEYQTDSAGAGRWRGGCGVETELEIHGDEVTGIVFGDGVDEEARAFGLFGGHSGGLNRIELRTPAGQLLAPRSKDVIAIPRGSLFRQAAGGGGGHGDPRERPASLVADEVRDGLISVEAARRDYGVWVDPDTLASDEARTAALRARPGGAA; translated from the coding sequence ATGGCGCCTCGAAACCGACCGCCACGGTTCCTTCCTCCTGGACCGGCTCGCGTGAGCGCCGATCCAGTCTTCGCCTCCGTCCTCGAGCGGAGGCTCAAGGCCATCACGGAGGAGATGGGGCTGACGCTGCTCCGCACCACGCGCTCGCCCATCCTCAGCGAGGCGCGGGACTTCGTCACCGGCCTCTACGGCCCGCGCGGGGAGATCCTCGCCCAGTCGGAGTACATCCCGATCCTGGCCTTTGCGCTGCAGCCCGCCTGCCGCGCCGTGATCGCCGCCTTCCGCGACGACGTCCACCCGGGCGATGTCTTCCTCCACAACGACGTCTTCTCGGGGGGAAACCAGAACAACGACGTGGCGGTGTTCCGGCCGGTCTTCGTCGACGGGCGGGTGGCGGCCTGGGCCGCGACCACGGGGCACCAGGCCGACATCGGCGGCGCTCAGGCGGGGGGCTACAACCCCAGGGCCACGGAGGTGTGGCAGGAGGCGCTCAGGATCCCGCCGCTCAGGATCGTCGAGAGGGGGGCGGTGCGGGACGATGTCTGGCGGCTGGTGTTCTCGAACGTGCGACTGCCCATCGTGGAGCAGGACATCCGTGCCCAGATGGGCGGCACCGTGGTGGGCGAGCGGGGGTTGATGGAGCTGTACCGGCGCCACGGGGCGGCCAGGGTGGAGGAGCACATCCGCTACCTCTTCGACGCGGCCGAGCGGCGCATGCGCACGGAGCTGTCGCACATCCCCGACGGGACCTGGGTGGGCGAGAGCACGGTCTTCTACGACGGGCATCACGACGGCAGCCGGCACCCGATCCGCGTGACCATCCAGACGCGGGGCGGCGAGATCAGCCTGGACTACGCGGGCACCGCGCCCCAGACACCGGGCTTCGTCAACGCGCCCTATGCCTCCTCCTTCTCGGCAATCCTGCTGACGCTTCTGATGCTCGTGGATCCCGACATCCCACACAACGAGGGCATCCTCCGGCCGATCCGCGTCCACATCCCGGCCGGGTGCATCCTGAACGCGGACTTCCCGGCGGCGACGACCTTCGGCAACACGCTGGCCGGGCCGCATTCCGATGCGATCTTCCGGGCCCTGGCGCCGGCCATGCCCGAGCGCGTGTCAGCCGGGTGGAACCGGATGCTCGGGATGACCGTGGCGGGAATGGACCCGCGCGCCGGCCGCCGCTACGTGGACATTCTGTTCCTGGCGCTCAAGGGCGGGTCGGGGGCCGTGGCTGGCTGCGACGGCTACGACCATATTGGGCTCATCAACACGGCGGGCGGTCTCCTGGCGCAGGACTACGAGATGCTGGAGGTCCAGACCCCCCATCGGCTGCTGCGCCACGAGTACCAGACCGACTCGGCGGGAGCGGGACGCTGGCGCGGCGGCTGCGGTGTGGAGACGGAACTCGAGATCCACGGCGACGAGGTGACAGGGATCGTCTTCGGCGACGGCGTGGACGAGGAGGCGCGGGCCTTCGGGCTCTTCGGCGGTCACTCGGGCGGCCTCAATCGGATCGAGCTCCGGACGCCGGCGGGACAGCTCCTGGCACCCCGCTCGAAGGATGTGATCGCCATCCCGCGCGGCAGCCTCTTCCGGCAGGCCGCGGGCGGCGGCGGCGGCCACGGCGATCCCCGGGAGCGTCCGGCCAGTCTCGTGGCGGACGAGGTGCGGGACGGCCTGATCTCGGTGGAGGCAGCCCGGCGGGACTACGGCGTCTGGGTGGACCCGGACACGCTGGCGTCGGACGAGGCGCGCACGGCCGCGCTCAGGGCCCGGCCGGGGGGGGCCGCATGA
- a CDS encoding branched-chain amino acid ABC transporter permease has protein sequence MSAAAVVHVVVSGLATGSIYALMALALVIIYNATRTLNFAQGEMLMVSTFVAWAAQRAWQLPLPVTLLVAAAAGAGVALVFERAIIRRSIAATHWDVLIITVGLSLMLRAAAGLIWTHEDFAFPSFFGNRPMVVGPIRLAPVSLGIIGGSLLLMLGLYVLFTHTRIGRAMRAVAQNQRAARLMGISVERMYSLSWVLAGVVGAIAGVLVAPVTFLSTKMGLVVINGFTAAVIGGFGSMPGAVAGGMLLGVIENLAPLYLPSGIRYSVPFLVLIAILLIRPAGLFGRVEQRKV, from the coding sequence ATGAGCGCGGCTGCCGTGGTTCACGTCGTCGTCAGCGGGCTGGCCACGGGGAGCATCTACGCCCTGATGGCGCTGGCACTGGTGATCATCTACAACGCCACGCGGACGCTCAACTTCGCCCAGGGGGAGATGCTGATGGTCTCGACCTTCGTGGCCTGGGCGGCCCAGCGCGCCTGGCAGCTCCCCCTGCCGGTCACGCTGCTGGTGGCGGCCGCGGCCGGCGCCGGCGTGGCGCTCGTCTTCGAGCGCGCGATCATCCGCCGCTCCATCGCCGCCACCCACTGGGACGTGCTCATCATCACGGTGGGGCTGTCGCTGATGCTGCGCGCTGCGGCGGGGCTGATCTGGACGCACGAGGACTTCGCCTTCCCCTCCTTCTTCGGCAACCGCCCCATGGTGGTGGGTCCGATCAGGCTGGCGCCCGTATCGCTGGGAATCATCGGCGGCTCGCTCCTTCTCATGCTGGGGCTCTACGTTCTCTTCACCCACACGCGCATCGGGCGGGCCATGCGCGCGGTGGCGCAGAACCAGCGGGCGGCGCGGCTCATGGGGATCAGCGTCGAGCGCATGTACTCGCTGTCATGGGTGCTCGCGGGGGTGGTGGGTGCCATCGCAGGCGTCCTCGTCGCGCCGGTGACCTTCCTCTCCACGAAGATGGGGCTCGTCGTGATCAACGGCTTCACGGCGGCGGTGATCGGGGGCTTCGGCTCCATGCCGGGGGCCGTGGCGGGGGGGATGCTGCTGGGCGTGATCGAGAACCTGGCGCCGCTGTACCTGCCCTCGGGAATCCGCTACTCCGTCCCCTTCCTGGTCTTGATCGCCATCCTCCTGATCCGCCCGGCGGGGCTCTTCGGTCGGGTCGAGCAGAGGAAGGTCTGA
- a CDS encoding branched-chain amino acid ABC transporter permease: MRRWALGAAAAGLLAWPWVAPRYLIFLASLVLVNAVVAIGLNLLSGYTNQLSFGHAGFLAIGAYAAALLTIHAPTVPVIVTLAAAGAVTAAVGLGFGVPCLRLGGLYLSMATLAFGFVVSEVILSLDGLTLGADGLRVPAGRLAGFTLATDTARYYLTAAVAAALVAAAVNLTRSRVGRAFLAIRESEVAAQASGVSLAAYKTAAFGVSAFYTGVAGGLFAFVVGFLSPDAFDVFLSVDFVVMIILGGLGSVPGSIAGAAVVTVLHDWLAAFQNFRPLIFGAILIACMLFMPGGMAHALRPPGRR, translated from the coding sequence ATGCGGCGGTGGGCGCTGGGCGCGGCGGCGGCAGGGCTGCTCGCCTGGCCCTGGGTGGCGCCCCGGTACCTGATCTTCCTCGCCAGTCTCGTGCTGGTCAACGCGGTGGTGGCCATCGGCCTCAATCTCCTGAGCGGCTATACGAATCAGCTCTCCTTCGGCCACGCGGGCTTCCTCGCCATCGGGGCCTATGCCGCCGCGCTGCTCACCATCCACGCCCCCACGGTGCCGGTGATCGTCACGCTCGCGGCGGCGGGAGCAGTCACGGCGGCGGTCGGGCTCGGCTTCGGCGTGCCGTGCTTGAGGCTCGGCGGGCTCTATCTCAGCATGGCGACGCTGGCGTTCGGCTTCGTGGTGTCCGAGGTCATCCTGAGCCTGGACGGGCTGACCCTGGGGGCCGACGGCCTGCGCGTCCCGGCGGGCCGTCTCGCGGGCTTCACGCTGGCGACGGACACCGCGCGCTACTACCTGACGGCGGCTGTGGCCGCAGCGCTCGTGGCCGCGGCCGTCAACCTGACGCGGAGTCGGGTGGGCCGCGCCTTCCTCGCCATCCGGGAGAGCGAGGTGGCGGCCCAGGCCAGCGGCGTCTCGCTGGCTGCCTACAAGACCGCCGCCTTCGGCGTCTCGGCCTTCTACACGGGCGTGGCCGGCGGGCTCTTCGCCTTCGTGGTCGGCTTCCTCTCGCCCGATGCCTTCGATGTCTTCCTCTCCGTGGACTTCGTCGTCATGATCATCCTCGGCGGGCTCGGCTCGGTACCGGGCTCGATCGCGGGCGCGGCCGTCGTGACGGTACTGCACGACTGGCTGGCCGCCTTCCAGAACTTCCGGCCCCTCATCTTCGGCGCGATCCTCATCGCCTGCATGCTCTTCATGCCCGGCGGGATGGCACACGCGCTGAGGCCGCCGGGGCGCCGGTGA
- a CDS encoding ABC transporter substrate-binding protein: MRLILSLLTAALALGASAPALAQQGVTDTEIVVGCSNSFSGPLAFTGEQLTKFGIDLYFKGVNDAGGIHGRKVRTVYYDDGYRPQDAVANTRKLVEQDRVFAILASQGTAPVAATVGYLEENRVPLLFPYQGSTVTRGKKYVLNGMTLYDRQARMMVDYLVGQRRLKTFAAIYQDDEYGRAFLGPFEKDLARHGLKLAAAEPVKRGATDVSAQIAKLQAARPQVTFLVLTPGPGAQALKERQKIGWTDTLMVSSGPLTDERFLGLAGEAAEGTEGLSLWPDPLTSELPGVRAYREALRKFAAKAEPNRYALHGYVAAMVFTEAAKRAGKGLTRESLMTALTSIKAFETGILPPISIGADLEPLKQGFWVRMEKGRFKPLTDWLKSE, translated from the coding sequence ATGCGACTCATCCTTTCGCTCCTCACCGCGGCGCTGGCCCTCGGGGCAAGCGCGCCCGCCCTCGCCCAGCAGGGAGTCACCGACACGGAGATCGTGGTCGGCTGCTCCAACTCGTTCTCGGGTCCGCTGGCATTCACGGGCGAGCAGCTGACGAAGTTCGGCATCGACCTCTACTTCAAGGGCGTCAATGATGCCGGCGGCATCCACGGCCGGAAGGTGCGCACGGTCTACTACGACGACGGCTACCGGCCGCAGGACGCCGTCGCCAACACGAGGAAGCTGGTGGAGCAGGACAGGGTGTTCGCGATCCTGGCCTCGCAGGGGACGGCCCCCGTCGCGGCCACCGTGGGCTACCTCGAGGAGAACCGCGTCCCCCTCCTCTTCCCGTACCAGGGCTCCACCGTGACGCGCGGGAAGAAGTACGTCCTCAATGGCATGACGCTCTACGACCGCCAGGCGCGGATGATGGTGGACTACCTGGTGGGGCAGCGCAGGCTCAAGACCTTCGCAGCGATCTACCAGGACGACGAGTACGGCCGGGCCTTCCTGGGCCCGTTCGAGAAGGACCTGGCGCGCCACGGGCTCAAGCTCGCGGCGGCGGAGCCCGTCAAGCGGGGGGCCACGGATGTGAGCGCCCAGATCGCCAAGCTCCAGGCCGCCAGGCCCCAGGTGACCTTCCTCGTGCTCACCCCAGGGCCGGGGGCCCAGGCACTCAAGGAACGGCAGAAGATCGGCTGGACCGACACGCTGATGGTCTCCTCCGGGCCGCTCACCGACGAGCGCTTCCTGGGGCTCGCCGGCGAGGCCGCGGAGGGGACCGAGGGGCTGTCCCTCTGGCCTGACCCGCTGACCTCCGAGCTCCCCGGTGTCCGCGCCTACCGGGAGGCGCTCCGGAAGTTCGCGGCCAAGGCCGAGCCCAACCGCTACGCGCTCCACGGCTACGTCGCGGCCATGGTGTTCACCGAGGCGGCCAAGCGGGCCGGCAAGGGCCTGACGCGCGAGTCGCTCATGACCGCGCTCACGTCGATCAAGGCCTTCGAGACCGGCATCCTGCCGCCGATCAGCATCGGGGCCGACCTCGAGCCGCTCAAGCAGGGCTTCTGGGTGCGCATGGAGAAGGGGCGCTTCAAGCCCCTCACGGACTGGCTCAAGTCGGAGTGA
- a CDS encoding ABC transporter ATP-binding protein has product MTVALLSVEDLSIAFGGLAALSGVTLEVNEGEIFALIGPNGAGKTTVFNVLTGLYRPTAGRVAYAGTDLLRLAPHEIARRGVGRTFQNTEVFRQLTALENVLIGEHGQLRSSLWSAALGLPRVRREEAAARRRALELLERFGLRDAAEVEAGSLPLGSQKRLEIARALASGPRLLLLDEPAGGLNPTETRTLMELICALREGLKLTVMVVEHDMDLVMAISDRIAVLDYGRKIAEGKPREIAADPAVIEAYLGRDEADA; this is encoded by the coding sequence GTGACCGTGGCCCTCCTCAGCGTCGAGGATCTCTCCATCGCCTTCGGCGGCCTCGCCGCCCTGTCCGGCGTGACCCTCGAGGTCAACGAGGGGGAGATCTTCGCGCTGATCGGGCCCAACGGCGCTGGCAAGACCACGGTGTTCAACGTGCTGACCGGTCTCTACCGCCCGACGGCCGGCCGCGTCGCCTATGCCGGGACCGACCTGCTGCGTCTGGCTCCCCACGAGATCGCCCGCCGCGGGGTGGGGCGCACCTTCCAGAACACCGAGGTCTTTCGCCAGCTGACGGCGCTGGAGAACGTGCTCATCGGCGAGCACGGGCAGCTCCGGAGCTCGCTGTGGAGCGCAGCGCTGGGGCTACCCAGGGTGCGCCGGGAGGAGGCGGCGGCCCGGCGGCGGGCGCTCGAGCTGCTCGAGCGCTTCGGGCTCCGGGACGCCGCGGAGGTGGAGGCGGGGAGTCTCCCGCTCGGGAGCCAGAAGCGCCTGGAGATCGCCCGGGCGCTTGCCTCCGGACCCCGCCTCCTCCTGCTGGACGAGCCCGCGGGCGGCCTCAACCCCACGGAGACGCGGACGCTCATGGAGCTGATCTGCGCGCTGCGGGAGGGGCTCAAGCTCACCGTTATGGTGGTCGAGCACGACATGGACCTGGTCATGGCCATCTCGGACCGGATCGCGGTCCTGGACTACGGGCGGAAGATCGCGGAGGGCAAGCCGCGCGAGATCGCGGCGGACCCCGCGGTGATCGAGGCCTATCTGGGCAGAGATGAAGCCGACGCTTGA